The genome window GGAGGTAGCATGGCTTTTTCAGGAACGGCACAAAAGAAAAATATACATGATGAAACGACTGAAAAACAAAGAGCAAAAAAAATTCCACAAAATCAAACTAGAGCTGTTCCATTAACTAGTGATCCTATGCGCAATCAAATTATTATGGATTATGCTCCTTTAATAAAATATATTGCGCAAAAAATTGCAGCTAGATTACCATCAAATATTGATTTGGATGATTTGTTTTCTGCTGGAGTCATTGGACTCATGGATGCTATCGATAAATATGATCCTAGCCGTGATAATAAATTTAAAACATATGCTGAATTTAGGGTACGTGGAGCAATGTTGGATGAATTACGGAACCAAGATTGGGTACCGCGGAGTGTTAGAGAAAGTAACAAGAAAGAAGATAAGGCAAAACTTGAGCTTGAACATAAATTTGGAAGGCCAGCAACAGAAAGAGAAGTTGCAGAGTTTTTAGAGGTGCCTTTAGAAGAATATCAAGAGAGGATGGGAAGAACTCGTGTTTCTATGATGAGTTTAGAAGAATTAGGGGGCACAAGTTCAAGTGACAAAAAATCTCTACTTGAGTGTTTAGAAAATCCTAATTCGAAGAATCCTTTCATGCAGTTGAAAAACAAGGGAGTCCGCGATATCATTATAAAAACTGTTGAAGAATTGCCAGAAAAACAAAAGTTAGTGTTAAGTCTTTATTACTATGAAGACTTAAATTTAAAAGAAATTGGCCGAATATTAGATGTTACGGAGTCTCGAGTCTCTCAACTTCATACCCAAGCTGTACAAAAAATGAAGTTAAAACTGAGACATCTTCTGCAGGAATAGTGTTTAGAGGTATAAAGGAGTATAGTTAAATGCCAAATTATAAACCTATAAATAAGGATTCACTTATACTTGTTGTAGATGACTTTCCTACAATGCGTAAAATAGTTAAAAGTGTATTAAAACAGCTTGGTTATCAGAATATTGTTGAGGCAGAAGATGGTCAATTGGCTTTGAACACTTTAGCAATCAATCCTGCTATAGAATTTATAGTTAGCGATTGGAATATGCCCAATATGACTGGAATTGAGTTGTTAAAATCAGTTAGAGCACATAAAGATGAGAGAATCAAAAATCTTCCATTTTTAATGGTTACAGCCGAAGCTGACAAAGACAATATTGTTGAAGCAGTTAAAAGTGGTGTCAGTAATTATATAGTTAAGCCATTTAATGCCGCTACTATGAAAGAAAAAATTGATAAAATTTTTGCTAAGAAGTAATTTTTTACCTTTCACTAAAAGGTTAATATTCTTATGCATAAAAATCTTACCATCGAGGATATTGAAGAGCTCAGTCAAGCTGGAGCGACTTCAGTTCCAATACCAACTCCTTTTGATCTCAAACTAGTTACAAAAAAAATTCCGATAAAGTTTTGTGAATATAAAATATCTAATACTGCAAATAAAATGCTTTCGTCTGAAAGTATAGGAATATCGAGTAAGGGAATTATTTTTCAATCACTATCAGAGTTTAAACAAGGCTGTTTACTTAGAATTTGGGTTGAAATACCTGACTACTGGTCAAGAAAATCTAAAATTGTTGAATATCGTCACACAGAAGCACCAACTTTTTTTCAAGTTTTGGCAAGAGTATTAAGTGCAGAAGAGATTCTTAAACGTGGAACAAAATACCAAATATTGTGTGAAAATTTAACAATTGATGGAGTTGATGAAACAATATTAAATGAGTATTTAAATTTAAGTGGTGCTGGAAGATGAACTATGTAGCTCTTTTATTGTGTGTTGGTTTTGTCTTATTTTTGAGCCAGGTTTTCTTTTTTTTCTTGTGCATTAAATGGTTAAAAAGCGGAAAAATTAAAAGAGATAAAGAATTTGCAATTCTTGATGCTGAAAGAGCAAAATTAATAGAAATTCAAGCAGTCTTAACCGAAGAAGTCAATCAAGCAAAGAAATTAGCTGGAGAAACTTTAAATAAGTTGATGTTAATAGGTTCTGAAGCTCATGCTGAATGGGAAGAAGTTACTAAAAAAATAAATAGTGTACTTATTGAAGTAGATAGACATTCGGAACAGCTTTTAGAAGAAAATATTTCTAATTTAAACATGAAAACTATGGCTTTAGAAAAAACTATTCGAGATGCAGATATTTTAAATCAAACGTTACTAGTTTCAATAAAAAAAGCGCAGAAAATATTAAAACTGTTTGATTCTTCAGTACCAACTGAAGATATTTTAAAAGAACTGCAAAATGAAAAATATTTAGAAGCAAAAAAACTTCTTCAGCAAGGTACTGAAGCAAGTGAAATAGTTAAGAAGTTAGGTATGAGTTTATCAGAAGTGTTATTAATTTCTTCATATACATAGTTTTTTTATTATTATTTTTAGGGTTGAAATGAAAAGAATTTTTATTTTTATAATATCTCTTATTTTCTGTATGAATATTGAAGGTGCAGAGAAAAAAATAAAACTTGCTACTTTAGCTTGGGAACCCTATATCGGTCCTGAATTAGAAAAAAATGGCCCCGTAGCTGAAATAATCCGCCAAGCATTAAAATTCGAAGGATATCAATTAGAATTAGTATTTATGCCTTGGGCTAGAGCTATGGCAGAATCAGAAAAGGCAAGTGATGGCATAGATGGCTGTATGCCAAAATATTATGATGAAAGTATTGGAAATATTTTTGAATTTTCAGAACCATTTTTTGAAAGTCACGTAGGATTTATTGGGAATAAAAAAAATAACAAAGAAATAAATTATATATATGATAAAGATGATTTAAATAAAACTTATGATAAATTAAATAATCTTTCTTTTGGAATCGTGCGAGGATATTTTAACGAAGAAAAATTTGATAAAAGGAATGATTTAAAAAAGATTGATGTTACAACTGATGAAATGAATATGAGCAATTTAATTAATAAAAAAGTTGATCTGATTTTTATCGATAATTTTGTTTTTAAGTACTTATTAAGGAAAAATTATAAATTAAATATATCTCCTGCTGATTTTACGATGCTAAATCCTCCAATAAAAGTCCATAAATTATATATTATTTTTTCTAAAAAAGCTGTTGATTATAAAGAAAAATTAAAATCTTTTAATTTGGGGATGAAAAAATTAAGTAAGGAAAAAAAACTTGGAAAAATAATTCGTGAATTTGAAGACTTTAGATAAAGTAAAGACGATGTAGTAAATTATTCATCTAAAGTCAAAACTGCTTTTCTAATTTCAAGATTGGATTGATCTAATAATTTAAAAGAACTAAAAGCTGGTGGCATTAAACATACTTTATAGTAACCACTATTAAGAGGAGATGTATTTCTTTTATCATCCTTATGATATGTTCTGTTTAAAGAAAGTTTTTGCAGGACAAAATTAGAATTTTTCAATTCAACAACTACATGCCCGTTAGAACGTTTTACATTAAAATTGGTTTCAAGTTCCTTTATGTTTAGCTCAAAAGAATCAAAAAATGTTTCTTGATTATCTTCGGTTATATACACTTCAAAAAATTTAGGATTTGTTTCAAGAATGTCATCAGAAATTAAATAGTCTCCACTTAATTTCATTGACAAAT of Pigmentibacter sp. JX0631 contains these proteins:
- a CDS encoding transporter substrate-binding domain-containing protein, with the protein product MKRIFIFIISLIFCMNIEGAEKKIKLATLAWEPYIGPELEKNGPVAEIIRQALKFEGYQLELVFMPWARAMAESEKASDGIDGCMPKYYDESIGNIFEFSEPFFESHVGFIGNKKNNKEINYIYDKDDLNKTYDKLNNLSFGIVRGYFNEEKFDKRNDLKKIDVTTDEMNMSNLINKKVDLIFIDNFVFKYLLRKNYKLNISPADFTMLNPPIKVHKLYIIFSKKAVDYKEKLKSFNLGMKKLSKEKKLGKIIREFEDFR
- a CDS encoding FliA/WhiG family RNA polymerase sigma factor codes for the protein MAFSGTAQKKNIHDETTEKQRAKKIPQNQTRAVPLTSDPMRNQIIMDYAPLIKYIAQKIAARLPSNIDLDDLFSAGVIGLMDAIDKYDPSRDNKFKTYAEFRVRGAMLDELRNQDWVPRSVRESNKKEDKAKLELEHKFGRPATEREVAEFLEVPLEEYQERMGRTRVSMMSLEELGGTSSSDKKSLLECLENPNSKNPFMQLKNKGVRDIIIKTVEELPEKQKLVLSLYYYEDLNLKEIGRILDVTESRVSQLHTQAVQKMKLKLRHLLQE
- a CDS encoding response regulator, whose translation is MPNYKPINKDSLILVVDDFPTMRKIVKSVLKQLGYQNIVEAEDGQLALNTLAINPAIEFIVSDWNMPNMTGIELLKSVRAHKDERIKNLPFLMVTAEADKDNIVEAVKSGVSNYIVKPFNAATMKEKIDKIFAKK